A window of the Helianthus annuus cultivar XRQ/B chromosome 4, HanXRQr2.0-SUNRISE, whole genome shotgun sequence genome harbors these coding sequences:
- the LOC118491481 gene encoding cytochrome P450 734A6-like, with translation MRIQLHFRRQGVKGPGYRPIFGNSAGIQRRMIAKALSSRSFSFNHEGVVERVMPQYYNWSKVYGDTFLYWFGSKARLALSDPDMIKEILVSKSGSFGKIRFDPATRLLFGDGLVALEGEKWVVHRRIATQVFSMERVKKWNTNSGSSEENIMQDIYMKCYTGIF, from the exons ATGCGGATCCAACTCCACTTCCGCCGACAAGGCGTAAAAGGTCCCGGCTACCGTCCGATCTTCGGTAACTCAGCTGGGATCCAGCGGAGGATGATTGCCAAGGCGCTATCATCACGCTCATTTTCTTTCAACCATGAGGGAGTTGTTGAGAGAGTGATGCCACAATACTACAACTGGTCAAAAGTTTATGGAGATACTTTTTTGTATTGGTTCGGGTCGAAGGCTAGGCTGGCCCTGTCCGACCCGGATATGATCAAAGAGATATTGGTTAGCAAAAGCGGGTCGTTTGGGAAGATCCGGTTCGATCCGGCTACAAGGCTTTTGTTCGGGGATGGGCTTGTGGCGTTGGAGGGAGAGAAATGGGTTGTTCATAGAAGGATCGCTACTCAAGTTTTTAGTATGGAAAGAGTTAAg AAGTGGAATACAAATAGTGGTTCTTCTGAGGAAAATATTATGCAAGATATTTACATGAAATGTTATACCGGTATTTTctaa
- the LOC110936304 gene encoding uncharacterized protein LOC110936304 isoform X2, translating to MPSTANVGPQETPRPLEPVSLLAGRNERESIQIAIRPKVSWSGSSNAGVVQIQCTDLCSTSGDRLVIGQSVTLRRVVPILGVPDALVPIDMPVSQINLLPGETTAIWVSIDVPSTQPPGQYDGEFIVTATKTDAECAAQFHDKSEKYQVYRELRNCLDVIEQIDGKPVEEVVERAKSATTTLRRVLLSPSFSDFFSENGPLDMMDEDANLSIRVKLSLTVWDFVLPTTPSLPAVIGISDTVIEDRFGVEHGTAEWYDALELHFKWLLQYKISPYFCKWGNSMRVLTYTSPWPADHPKSDEFFSDPRLAAYAVPYSPVVPCGDLAKDYLQKEVEILRSKGHWKKAYFYLWDEPLNMQQYDAIRRQASDIHAYAPDARVLTTYYSGPSDAPLAPNNFEAFLKVPGFLRPHTQIYCTSEWVIGNREDLVKDIIAEIKPENNEEWWTYVCMGPSDPHPNWHLGMRGTQHRAVMWRVWKEGGTGFLYWGANCYEKATVASAEIKFRRGLPPGDGVLFYPGEVFSSSREPVASLRLERLLSGLQDIEYLKLYSSRYGRDEGLAILEKTGMYLGPERYTMDHNPIDMMRGEIFRTCRP from the exons ATGCCTAGCACTGCAAATGTCGGACCTCAAGAAACACCTAGACCACTGGAGCCC GTATCTCTTTTAGCCGGAAGAAACGAGAGGGAAAGCATACAAATCGCTATACGTCCTAAAGTTTCTTGGAGTGGATCCAGTAATGCCGGGGTTGTGCAAATTCAGTGTACTGATCTCTGTTCAACTTCTGGTGACAG GTTGGTCATTGGTCAATCAGTTACATTAAGACGTGTGGTCCCCATCTTGGGTGTTCCAGATGCACTTGTACCAATTGATATGCCAGTCTCACAGATAAATCTACTTCCAGG agAAACTACTGCCATTTGGGTTTCTATTGATGTTCCAAGTACACAGCCCCCAGGACAATATGATGGAGAATTTATTGTTACGGCTACGAAAACCGATGCAGA ATGTGCAGCACAATTTCATGATAAGTCTGAAAAATATCAAGTATATAGGGAACTCAGAAATTGTCTTGATGTCATTGAGCAAATCGACGGGAAACCAGTTGAAGAAGTG GTAGAAAGAGCGAAATCTGCAACTACAACTTTACGAAGAGTTCTTCTTTCGCCTTCTTTTTctgatttcttttcagaaaacGGGCCACTAGATATGATGGATGAAGATGCAAACCTTTCTATACGTGTGAAGCTAAGTTTGACTGTATGGGACTTTGTTCTCCCAACAACACCTTCACTTCCAGCTGTCATTGGT ATATCTGATACTGTAATCGAAGATCGATTTGGTGTTGAACATGGAACTGCCGAATGGTACGATGCTCTAGAACTACATTTTAAGTGGCTGCTTCAATATAAAATCAGTCCATATTTCTGCAAATGGGGTAACAGCATGCGTGTTTTGACTTACACTTCTCCATGGCCTG CGGACCATCCGAAATCAGATGAATTTTTCTCAGACCCTCGCCTTGCAGCTTATGCTGTTCCATATAGTCCTGTAGTCCCTTG TGGTGATTTAGCAAAGGATTACCTGCAGAAGGAAGTTGAGATCTTGAGATCAAAAGGCCATTGGAAGAAAGCCTACTTTTACCTGTGGGATGAg CCATTGAATATGCAACAGTACGATGCTATCCGCCGCCAGGCTAGTGATATTCATGCCTATGCACCCGATGCCCGTGTATTGACTACATACTACTCCG GTCCAAGTGATGCACCTCTTGCACCAAATAATTTTGAGGCTTTTCTCAAAGTACCAGGGTTCCTTCGCCCTCATACACAAATATATTGTACAAG tgaatgggTGATTGGTAACCGTGAGGACTTGGTGAAGGATATAATTGCAGAGATAAAACCTGAAAATAATGAG GAATGGTGGACATATGTTTGCATGGGACCATCGGATCCTCACCCTAACTGGCACCTGGGTATGCGGGGCACACAACACCGTGCAGTGATGTGGCGCGTATGGAAAGAAGGTGGCACTGGCTTTCTTTATTGGGGTGCCAACTGCTACGAGAAGGCTACTGTTGCTAGTGCAGAG ATAAAATTCAGGCGGGGGCTTCCCCCAGGTGATGGTGTATTGTTTTACCCTGGTGAAGTTTTCTCATCCTCGCGTGAACCAGTGGCTTCTCTTAGGCTAGAGCGTCTTTTGAGTGGCTTGCAG GACATCGAGTACCTAAAGCTCTACAGCTCTAGATACGGTAGGGATGAAGGGCTCGCGATTCTAGAAAAAACCGGTATGTACTTAGGCCCAGAGCGTTACACTATGGACCACAACCCGATAGACATGATGCGGGGTGAGATTTTCAGAACATGTCGGCCCTAG
- the LOC110936304 gene encoding uncharacterized protein LOC110936304 isoform X1, whose amino-acid sequence MCPGCSNTTTKHKSVPTCPSSSGSLISTVSPHQNHTEPASPNMNNSGSPQETVPPVEGVAGGGTAYGWDDGSLQDQSLLRGTIDPSRVPSSELVHVWCMPSTANVGPQETPRPLEPVSLLAGRNERESIQIAIRPKVSWSGSSNAGVVQIQCTDLCSTSGDRLVIGQSVTLRRVVPILGVPDALVPIDMPVSQINLLPGETTAIWVSIDVPSTQPPGQYDGEFIVTATKTDAECAAQFHDKSEKYQVYRELRNCLDVIEQIDGKPVEEVVERAKSATTTLRRVLLSPSFSDFFSENGPLDMMDEDANLSIRVKLSLTVWDFVLPTTPSLPAVIGISDTVIEDRFGVEHGTAEWYDALELHFKWLLQYKISPYFCKWGNSMRVLTYTSPWPADHPKSDEFFSDPRLAAYAVPYSPVVPCGDLAKDYLQKEVEILRSKGHWKKAYFYLWDEPLNMQQYDAIRRQASDIHAYAPDARVLTTYYSGPSDAPLAPNNFEAFLKVPGFLRPHTQIYCTSEWVIGNREDLVKDIIAEIKPENNEEWWTYVCMGPSDPHPNWHLGMRGTQHRAVMWRVWKEGGTGFLYWGANCYEKATVASAEIKFRRGLPPGDGVLFYPGEVFSSSREPVASLRLERLLSGLQDIEYLKLYSSRYGRDEGLAILEKTGMYLGPERYTMDHNPIDMMRGEIFRTCRP is encoded by the exons TACCTGCCCATCATCATCCGGTTCACTCATTTCTACAGTTTCACCACACCAGAATCACACTGAACCTGCATCACCCAACATGAATAACTCCG GGAGTCCCCAAGAGACGGTTCCTCCAGTTGAGGGGGTTGCAGGGGGCGGGACAGCATATGGATGGGATGACGGTAGCTTACAGGATCAAAGTTTACTAAGAGGGACAATCGACCCTTCTAGGGTTCCATCTTCTGAACTAGTGCACGTGTGGTGCATGCCTAGCACTGCAAATGTCGGACCTCAAGAAACACCTAGACCACTGGAGCCC GTATCTCTTTTAGCCGGAAGAAACGAGAGGGAAAGCATACAAATCGCTATACGTCCTAAAGTTTCTTGGAGTGGATCCAGTAATGCCGGGGTTGTGCAAATTCAGTGTACTGATCTCTGTTCAACTTCTGGTGACAG GTTGGTCATTGGTCAATCAGTTACATTAAGACGTGTGGTCCCCATCTTGGGTGTTCCAGATGCACTTGTACCAATTGATATGCCAGTCTCACAGATAAATCTACTTCCAGG agAAACTACTGCCATTTGGGTTTCTATTGATGTTCCAAGTACACAGCCCCCAGGACAATATGATGGAGAATTTATTGTTACGGCTACGAAAACCGATGCAGA ATGTGCAGCACAATTTCATGATAAGTCTGAAAAATATCAAGTATATAGGGAACTCAGAAATTGTCTTGATGTCATTGAGCAAATCGACGGGAAACCAGTTGAAGAAGTG GTAGAAAGAGCGAAATCTGCAACTACAACTTTACGAAGAGTTCTTCTTTCGCCTTCTTTTTctgatttcttttcagaaaacGGGCCACTAGATATGATGGATGAAGATGCAAACCTTTCTATACGTGTGAAGCTAAGTTTGACTGTATGGGACTTTGTTCTCCCAACAACACCTTCACTTCCAGCTGTCATTGGT ATATCTGATACTGTAATCGAAGATCGATTTGGTGTTGAACATGGAACTGCCGAATGGTACGATGCTCTAGAACTACATTTTAAGTGGCTGCTTCAATATAAAATCAGTCCATATTTCTGCAAATGGGGTAACAGCATGCGTGTTTTGACTTACACTTCTCCATGGCCTG CGGACCATCCGAAATCAGATGAATTTTTCTCAGACCCTCGCCTTGCAGCTTATGCTGTTCCATATAGTCCTGTAGTCCCTTG TGGTGATTTAGCAAAGGATTACCTGCAGAAGGAAGTTGAGATCTTGAGATCAAAAGGCCATTGGAAGAAAGCCTACTTTTACCTGTGGGATGAg CCATTGAATATGCAACAGTACGATGCTATCCGCCGCCAGGCTAGTGATATTCATGCCTATGCACCCGATGCCCGTGTATTGACTACATACTACTCCG GTCCAAGTGATGCACCTCTTGCACCAAATAATTTTGAGGCTTTTCTCAAAGTACCAGGGTTCCTTCGCCCTCATACACAAATATATTGTACAAG tgaatgggTGATTGGTAACCGTGAGGACTTGGTGAAGGATATAATTGCAGAGATAAAACCTGAAAATAATGAG GAATGGTGGACATATGTTTGCATGGGACCATCGGATCCTCACCCTAACTGGCACCTGGGTATGCGGGGCACACAACACCGTGCAGTGATGTGGCGCGTATGGAAAGAAGGTGGCACTGGCTTTCTTTATTGGGGTGCCAACTGCTACGAGAAGGCTACTGTTGCTAGTGCAGAG ATAAAATTCAGGCGGGGGCTTCCCCCAGGTGATGGTGTATTGTTTTACCCTGGTGAAGTTTTCTCATCCTCGCGTGAACCAGTGGCTTCTCTTAGGCTAGAGCGTCTTTTGAGTGGCTTGCAG GACATCGAGTACCTAAAGCTCTACAGCTCTAGATACGGTAGGGATGAAGGGCTCGCGATTCTAGAAAAAACCGGTATGTACTTAGGCCCAGAGCGTTACACTATGGACCACAACCCGATAGACATGATGCGGGGTGAGATTTTCAGAACATGTCGGCCCTAG
- the LOC110936303 gene encoding cytochrome P450 734A6 — protein MNYVFIFPLFFTILFTILFKYIWIPMRIQLHFRRQGVKGPGYRPIFGNSAGIQRRMFAEAESSRSVSFNHKVVVERVMPQYYNWSKVYGDTFLYWFGSKASLALSDPVMIKEILVSESGSFGKIRFGPALKLMFGDGLVALEGERWVVHRRIANKAFSMERVKEWVPEIVDSIRNMMSKWDATIEASNKSEFEFDVHKEFHQLSGDIISRTAFGSNFSEGKRIFELQEQQSVLVLRSSRNIYLPGSRFLPTKHNKTLWKLEKETTKLITKLIEKNKNTKQNENTLLTAFISPSKKDDILDLKEIVDECKTFYFTGKETTANLLTWAFLLLGLHQEWQNKVREEVDRICGHNVFPSADNLADLKIVTLILNETLRLYPPAGMMVRQASKNVKLAGGLDVPTGTRLFLAMTAVHYDVRIWGEDANVFNPMRFLEPRNHLASFFPFGLGPRVCVGQNLAVVEAKIALAMIVSRYSFVVSPSYVHAPMQSLALQPQYGAQMIFSRRS, from the exons AtgaattatgtgtttatttttcCTTTGTTCTTCACCATATTATTCACTATCCTCTTCAAATACATATGGATCCCAATGCGGATCCAACTCCACTTCCGCCGACAGGGCGTAAAAGGTCCCGGCTACCGTCCGATCTTCGGCAACTCAGCCGGGATACAGCGGAGGATGTTCGCAGAGGCGGAATCATCACGCTCGGTTTCTTTCAACCATAAGGTGGTTGTTGAGAGAGTGATGCCACAATACTACAACTGGTCAAAAGTTTATGGAGATACATTTTTGTATTGGTTCGGGTCAAAGGCTAGCCTGGCCCTGTCCGACCCGGTTATGATCAAAGAAATACTAGTCAGCGAAAGCGGGTCGTTTGGGAAGATCAGGTTCGGGCCGGCTTTAAAGCTTATGTTCGGTGATGGGCTTGTGGCGTTGGAGGGAGAGAGATGGGTTGTTCATAGAAGGATCGCTAATAAAGCTTTTAGTATGGAAAGAGTCAag GAATGGGTTCCTGAAATTGTGGATAGTATTCGAAATATGATGAGCAAATGGGATGCGACTATTGAAGCAAGTAACAAATCAGAATTCGAATTTGACGTTCACAAAGAATTTCATCAACTCTCTGGAGACATTATATCTCGAACAGCTTTTGGAAGCAATTTCTCAGAGGGCAAACGAATATTCGAATTGCAGGAGCAACAAAGTGTACTTGTTTTACGGTCCAGTCGAAATATCTACTTACCAGGATCCAG GTTTTTACCGACAAAACATAACAAAACATTGTGGAAGCTCGAGAAAGAAACAACAAAACTAATTACTAAATTGATTGAGAAAAACAAAAACACcaaacaaaatgagaatactctACTCACTGCATTCATATCGCCTTCTAAGAAAGACGACATACTTGATCTAAAGGAGATTGTTGATGAATGCAAGACGTTTTATTTCACGGGAAAGGAAACAACCGCTAATCTTTTGACATGGGCGTTTCTCCTTCTCGGGTTGCATCAAGAATGGCAAAACAAAGTTCGAGAAGAAGTTGACCGCATCTGTGGTCATAATGTGTTTCCTAGTGCTGATAATTTGGCAGACTTAAAGATC GTTACCCTGATCTTGAATGAAACACTTAGACTCTACCCTCCAGCTGGAATGATGGTGAGACAAGCCTCGAAAAATGTGAAACTCGCGGGTGGACTTGATGTTCCAACCGGTACACGACTTTTCTTGGCCATGACAGCAGTCCATTATGATGTAAGAATATGGGGAGAAGATGCAAATGTGTTCAATCCCATGAGATTTTTGGAGCCTAGGAACCATTTAGCCTCGTTCTTCCCGTTCGGCTTGGGCCCGAGGGTTTGCGTTGGCCAAAATCTAGCAGTCGTCGAGGCCAAAATCGCGTTGGCTATGATCGTTAGCCGTTACTCATTTGTTGTTTCGCCTTCATACGTTCATGCTCCAATGCAGTCACTAGCTTTGCAACCCCAATACGGTGCTCAAATGATATTCAGTAGGAGGAGTTGA
- the LOC110933323 gene encoding cytochrome P450 734A6 — MISPSKKDGILELKEIVDECKTFCVAGKQTTANLLTWAFLLLGLHQEWQNKAREEVDRVCGQNAFPRADNLADLKIVTLILNETLRLYPPAGMMTRQVLENVKLTCGLDILADTRLFLAMTAVHHNVRIWGEDANVFNPMRFLEPRNHLALFFPFGLGSTVCVGQNLVFVEAKIVLAMIISRYSFVVSPLYVHTPMQSLALQPQFGAQIIFTRS; from the exons ATGATATCGCCTTCTAAGAAAGACGGCATACTTGAATTAAAGGAAATTGTGGATGAATGCAAGACATTTTGCGTTGCAGGAAAGCAAACAACTGCCAATCTTTTGACATGGGCGTTTCTCCTTCTCGGGTTACATCAGGAATGGCAAAACAAAGCTCGAGAAGAAGTTGATCGCGTATGTGGTCAAAATGCATTTCCTCGTGCCGATAATTTGGCAGACTTAAAGATC GTTACCTTGATCTTAAATGAAACGCTTAGACTCTACCCACCAGCTGGAATGATGACGAGACAAGTCTTGGAAAATGTGAAACTCACGTGTGGACTTGATATTCTAGCTGATACGCGACTTTTCTTGGCCATGACTGCGGTCCATCATAATGTAAGAATATGGGGAGAAGATGCAAATGTGTTCAATCCCATGAGATTTTTGGAGCCTAGGAACCATTTAGCCTTGTTCTTCCCTTTCGGCTTGGGCTCCACGGTTTGTGTTGGCCAAAATCTAGTATTTGTGGAGGCTAAAATTGTCTTGGCTATGATCATTAGCCGTTACTCGTTTGTTGTTTCACCTTTATATGTCCATACTCCAATGCAGTCACTAGCTTTGCAACCGCAATTTGGTGCTCAAATTATATTCACTAGGAGCTGA